One window from the genome of Balaenoptera musculus isolate JJ_BM4_2016_0621 chromosome 3, mBalMus1.pri.v3, whole genome shotgun sequence encodes:
- the LOC118893042 gene encoding LOW QUALITY PROTEIN: COMM domain-containing protein 10-like (The sequence of the model RefSeq protein was modified relative to this genomic sequence to represent the inferred CDS: deleted 1 base in 1 codon) has product MAASTALILQESPSMKKAVSLINEIDIGRFPRLLTRILQKLHLKAENSFSEEEEERLQAAFSLERQDLHLVLATISFILEQAVYHHMKPTALQQQLENIHLRQDKAEAFVNAWSSMGQETVEKFRQRILTPHKLETVDGWQLNLQMAHSAQAKLKSPQAVLQLGVSNEGSKSLKKVLVEFSHKELFDFYNKLVTIQAQLDSLT; this is encoded by the exons ATGGCGGCATCCACGGCACTGATCCTGCAGGAGAGCCCCAGCATGAAAAAAGCAGTGTCGctgataaatgaaatagatatagGAAGATTTCCACGATTGCTCACCCGAATTCTTCAAAAACTTCACCTGAAGGCTGAGAATAGTTTcagtgaagaagaggaagaaagacttCAAGCTGCATTTTCTCTAGAGAGACAAGATCTTCACCTAGTTCTTGCAACAATATCATTCATTTTAGAACAGGCAGTATATCACCACATGAAGCCAACTGCTTTGCAGCAGCAGTTAGAGAACATTCATCTTAGACAAGACAAAGCAGAAGCATTTGTCAATGCTTGGTCGTCTATGGGTCAAGAAACAGTTGAAAAATTCAGGCAGAGGATTCTCACACCCCACAAGCTGGAGACGGTC GATGGATGGCAGCTTAACCTTCAGATGGCTCACTCTGCCCAAGCAAAACTAAAATCTCCTCAAGCTGTGTTACAGCTAGGAGTGAGCAATGAAGGGTCGAAGAGCCTGAAGAAAGTTCTTGTGGAATTCAGTCACAAGGAATTGTTTGATTTCTATAACAAGCTTGTGACCATACAAGCACAGCTGGATTCCCTTACATGA